A section of the Candidatus Tanganyikabacteria bacterium genome encodes:
- the phnC gene encoding phosphonate ABC transporter ATP-binding protein, with amino-acid sequence MQPIIKVENLGKTYANGPQVLMGVNLAFQPGEFTAILGLSGAGKSTFLRCLNRLVDPTEGRILVPRSLVAGGDEPGEFDVVKATPAELRRWRRKVGMIFQQFNLAKRLSVLDNVLSGSLGYAPTVPSTLRMFPESERARALENLDRVGLKPFAYQRADAISGGQQQRVAIARALMQRPAVILADEPVASLDPKLSMSILDLLRKICDEDGITVLVSLHVLELSKRYSSRLIGFAGGQVVFDGTAAELDDNVVKRVYQAQTEELKAYA; translated from the coding sequence ATGCAACCCATCATCAAGGTCGAGAATCTCGGAAAGACGTACGCGAACGGCCCCCAGGTCCTCATGGGCGTGAACCTGGCATTCCAGCCCGGGGAGTTCACGGCCATCCTCGGCCTGTCGGGCGCCGGGAAATCCACGTTCCTGCGGTGCCTCAACCGCCTGGTGGATCCCACCGAGGGCCGCATCCTGGTGCCGCGATCGCTCGTGGCGGGCGGGGACGAGCCGGGCGAGTTCGACGTGGTGAAGGCCACGCCCGCCGAGTTGCGGCGCTGGCGCCGGAAGGTCGGGATGATCTTCCAGCAGTTCAACCTCGCCAAGCGCCTGTCGGTGCTGGATAACGTGCTGTCGGGCAGCCTCGGCTACGCGCCCACGGTGCCCAGCACGTTGCGGATGTTCCCGGAAAGCGAGCGAGCGCGCGCCCTCGAGAACCTGGATCGCGTCGGCCTCAAGCCCTTCGCGTACCAGCGCGCCGATGCGATCTCGGGCGGCCAGCAGCAGCGCGTGGCCATCGCCCGCGCCCTGATGCAACGGCCGGCGGTCATCCTGGCCGACGAGCCGGTCGCGTCGCTGGATCCCAAGCTCTCGATGTCGATCCTCGACCTGTTGCGCAAGATCTGCGACGAGGACGGGATCACCGTGCTGGTCAGCCTGCACGTGCTGGAACTGTCCAAGCGCTATTCGTCCCGCCTGATCGGCTTTGCCGGCGGCCAGGTCGTCTTCGACGGAACGGCCGCGGAACTCGACGACAATGTCGTGAAGCGCGTCTACCAGGCCCAGACCGAGGAACTCAAAGCGTACGCATGA
- a CDS encoding glutamyl-tRNA reductase, protein MHVVELGLNHELAPVALRERVAISGTRVPEALADLLATGKVTEVAILSTCNRTEIYATTEEPEEARGAISEWLAARGGLRRDELSGAFGWRADQDAVTHLFRVAAGLESQILGEGQILGQVREAARLAREAGSLGPILDALFRQVVSAGKRVRSETDISQGAVSVGSAAVELAHDALSGLDGRSVLLIGSGKLGELALKHLAAQGVRRIVVANRTLESAQELANVVGGEAVPFYGMKQSLQDVDVVLCCTGAPHYVLGVPDFEAVMADREGRPIVVVDVSVPRNIDPAVTSLAGVRLFDIDHLAAVADRNREDRAFLVPQVEAVLAAEMVGWEKFIRSYEAAPTITGLRQKIETLRLQEFETFASRHPDLGPEHLAAIEHLTRALANKFLHDPTVGLRNRGDSGQGVHAAAIRELFRLNPRGSGLAAKAR, encoded by the coding sequence ATGCACGTTGTCGAACTTGGGCTCAACCACGAGCTCGCACCCGTCGCTCTCCGCGAGCGTGTTGCCATTTCGGGCACCCGAGTGCCGGAAGCTCTCGCAGATCTGCTCGCCACCGGCAAGGTGACCGAAGTCGCCATTCTCTCGACCTGCAACCGCACCGAGATCTACGCGACCACCGAGGAGCCGGAGGAGGCTCGCGGTGCCATCTCCGAGTGGCTGGCCGCCCGCGGTGGCTTGCGCCGGGACGAGCTTTCCGGGGCGTTCGGCTGGCGCGCCGACCAGGACGCCGTGACGCATCTTTTCCGCGTCGCGGCCGGCCTCGAGTCGCAGATCCTCGGCGAGGGCCAGATCCTCGGCCAGGTGCGCGAGGCCGCCCGCCTGGCCCGCGAGGCCGGCAGCCTCGGCCCCATCCTCGACGCCCTGTTCCGGCAGGTCGTGTCGGCCGGCAAGCGCGTCCGCAGCGAGACCGACATCTCCCAGGGCGCGGTCAGCGTGGGTTCGGCAGCCGTCGAGCTCGCGCACGATGCGCTTTCGGGGCTCGACGGCAGGTCGGTCCTGCTGATCGGCTCGGGCAAGCTGGGCGAGCTTGCGCTCAAGCACCTGGCCGCGCAGGGCGTGCGCCGCATCGTGGTCGCCAATCGCACTCTCGAATCCGCCCAGGAGCTGGCAAACGTGGTCGGCGGCGAGGCCGTCCCGTTCTACGGTATGAAGCAGTCGCTCCAGGACGTGGACGTCGTGCTGTGCTGCACCGGGGCCCCCCACTACGTGCTCGGTGTTCCCGACTTCGAGGCGGTCATGGCCGACCGGGAGGGACGGCCGATCGTCGTCGTGGACGTTTCGGTCCCCCGCAACATCGATCCGGCCGTCACGAGCCTCGCGGGCGTGCGCCTCTTCGACATCGACCACCTGGCCGCCGTCGCCGACCGCAACCGCGAGGACCGGGCATTCCTCGTCCCGCAGGTGGAGGCGGTCCTGGCGGCCGAGATGGTCGGCTGGGAGAAGTTCATCCGGTCCTACGAGGCCGCGCCGACGATCACGGGCCTCCGCCAGAAGATCGAGACGCTGCGGTTGCAGGAGTTCGAGACATTCGCGTCGCGCCATCCCGACCTCGGCCCCGAGCACCTCGCGGCGATCGAGCACCTGACTCGCGCCCTGGCTAACAAGTTCCTGCACGATCCCACGGTCGGCCTCCGCAATCGGGGCGACAGCGGCCAGGGCGTGCACGCCGCGGCCATCCGCGAGTTGTTTCGCCTTAACCCACGGGGATCCGGGTTAGCCGCCAAAGCCCGCTAA
- a CDS encoding SRPBCC domain-containing protein yields the protein MELEHITKTALVQASPAAVWEAWTTEAGARTFFAPDARIDLAVYGRYEMLFDLEAPEGSKGGEGCKVLGWQEPRMLAFSWNAPPHLADVREMKTAVVVLLVPAGEGATEVRLTHVGWGEGGQWDEAYAYFDVAWDIVMRRLARRFATGPIDWDAE from the coding sequence ATGGAACTCGAACACATCACGAAGACCGCGCTCGTCCAGGCGTCGCCGGCCGCGGTCTGGGAGGCCTGGACCACGGAGGCGGGGGCGCGGACGTTCTTCGCGCCCGACGCGCGAATAGACTTGGCGGTGTATGGCCGCTACGAGATGCTCTTCGATCTGGAAGCCCCCGAGGGGTCAAAGGGCGGCGAGGGCTGCAAGGTGCTCGGCTGGCAGGAGCCGAGAATGCTTGCTTTCTCCTGGAACGCGCCGCCGCACCTGGCGGACGTGCGCGAGATGAAGACGGCGGTGGTCGTGCTGCTCGTACCCGCGGGGGAGGGTGCGACGGAGGTCAGGCTGACGCACGTCGGCTGGGGCGAGGGCGGCCAGTGGGACGAGGCATACGCGTACTTCGACGTGGCCTGGGACATCGTCATGCGGCGCCTGGCACGGCGCTTCGCGACCGGCCCGATCGACTGGGACGCCGAGTAG
- a CDS encoding helix-turn-helix domain-containing protein, which translates to MPTPIETLASFIRTRRARLGLGHNALARAAGIDPGSLSNLLNGRVRTTPELPTLHKLAVGLAVEPELLIRIASGYEVDLETALESGTSATPPAPGATPAPGGAPSADAGSHSGRFPLSVEEIKLLMEAVKYGIFWDLTQDPELLDIPPADRKWIFKDLENVLRARAKFGPPGARKEK; encoded by the coding sequence GTGCCAACACCGATCGAGACGCTGGCCAGCTTCATCAGGACGCGGCGCGCCCGCCTCGGGCTCGGCCACAACGCCTTGGCGCGAGCGGCTGGTATCGACCCGGGCAGCCTGTCGAACCTGCTCAACGGCCGGGTCAGGACGACCCCGGAACTGCCGACGCTCCACAAGCTGGCCGTGGGACTGGCCGTCGAGCCCGAGCTGCTGATACGCATCGCCAGCGGCTACGAAGTGGATCTCGAAACCGCCCTAGAATCGGGTACCAGCGCCACGCCGCCCGCCCCAGGTGCCACGCCCGCTCCGGGGGGCGCACCTTCCGCCGACGCCGGAAGCCATTCCGGCCGCTTCCCGCTTTCGGTGGAAGAAATCAAGCTCCTGATGGAGGCCGTCAAGTACGGAATTTTCTGGGACCTGACCCAGGATCCCGAACTTCTCGACATCCCCCCGGCGGACCGGAAGTGGATTTTCAAGGATCTCGAGAACGTTCTTCGCGCCAGGGCGAAGTTCGGCCCGCCAGGAGCGCGCAAGGAGAAGTGA
- a CDS encoding phosphate/phosphite/phosphonate ABC transporter substrate-binding protein, which yields MRAALVAAALLLIAAPAGAYRPRILQVGFVPSENSDEMKQKVAPLLADLSGRVGLRAVSFVAQDYPGVVEAMRNRKVDVAFLSPVPAVMAEKMAGAKILLKAVRHGRDHYYSAIIVRKDSGLRRIQDLKGKTFAFGDPFSTAGSILPKAMFRDVGIDPDKDVTGLPPGSHDATVLAVFNKRADAGAVFANDPQGKEGAWTFYLKTPAEQHQIVPIAMSKPIPNDAFCARADLDSDLIAKVKNALLAMSATKAGRNMLKEIYHLETLKEARSADYESVREAAKTLGLQLK from the coding sequence GTGAGAGCGGCGCTCGTCGCCGCGGCCCTGCTGCTGATCGCGGCGCCGGCCGGGGCGTATCGCCCGCGCATCCTGCAGGTCGGCTTCGTGCCGTCGGAGAATTCCGACGAGATGAAGCAGAAAGTCGCTCCCCTCCTGGCCGATCTGAGCGGGCGTGTCGGCCTGCGGGCGGTGTCCTTCGTCGCCCAGGACTACCCCGGCGTCGTCGAGGCCATGCGCAACCGCAAGGTGGACGTGGCCTTCCTGTCGCCCGTGCCGGCGGTCATGGCCGAGAAGATGGCCGGCGCGAAGATCCTGCTCAAGGCGGTGCGCCACGGTCGCGACCACTACTACTCGGCGATCATCGTGCGCAAGGATTCGGGGCTCAGGCGCATCCAGGACCTCAAGGGAAAGACCTTCGCGTTCGGCGATCCGTTCAGCACGGCCGGGTCCATCCTGCCCAAGGCGATGTTCCGGGACGTCGGCATCGATCCCGACAAGGACGTGACCGGCCTGCCACCCGGTAGCCACGATGCCACCGTGCTCGCGGTGTTCAACAAGCGGGCGGACGCGGGTGCGGTCTTCGCCAACGACCCCCAGGGCAAGGAAGGCGCCTGGACGTTCTACCTCAAGACTCCCGCCGAGCAGCACCAGATCGTGCCGATCGCCATGTCCAAGCCCATCCCCAACGACGCGTTCTGCGCGCGGGCCGATCTCGACTCCGACCTCATCGCCAAGGTCAAGAATGCCCTTCTCGCCATGAGCGCCACGAAGGCCGGACGAAACATGCTCAAGGAGATCTACCACCTCGAGACCCTCAAGGAGGCCCGCAGCGCCGATTACGAGTCGGTGCGCGAGGCCGCCAAGACCCTGGGACTGCAGCTCAAGTGA
- the phnE gene encoding phosphonate ABC transporter, permease protein PhnE, with protein MEAVSQDVPRPRRSFWMTWGIPVALVLALAWAFLGTGFRPSELVAGIPQMGEMVAKSWPPAVDLLIDPQTYNMPEELTAAELLLPLPLDADKTEIRERWWTNSWPQTVLGGTVQTIQMALAGTFLAAIFAFPLAFLAARNTAPNMATYHAAKSVVNFLRSVPDFAVGLILISAVGLGAFNGVMALTFATTMVLVKLFSEAIESIDHGVVEAIQATGASRVQVVSFGVVPQVMPDFISFVIYRFEANIRSATVLGLIGAGGIGLQMTTYFRLFDYQKAAVCVIVLIVLVMITDYASAKLRKLVI; from the coding sequence ATGGAAGCCGTTTCGCAGGACGTCCCTCGCCCCAGGCGCTCCTTCTGGATGACGTGGGGCATCCCCGTCGCGCTGGTACTGGCGCTGGCCTGGGCGTTCCTGGGCACGGGCTTCCGGCCCTCGGAGCTGGTCGCCGGCATCCCGCAGATGGGCGAGATGGTGGCAAAGAGCTGGCCGCCGGCGGTCGACCTGCTCATCGATCCGCAGACCTACAACATGCCCGAGGAGCTGACGGCGGCCGAGTTGCTCCTGCCGCTGCCGCTCGACGCCGACAAGACCGAGATCCGCGAGCGCTGGTGGACCAACTCCTGGCCGCAGACCGTCCTGGGCGGCACGGTCCAGACCATCCAGATGGCGCTGGCCGGGACCTTCCTGGCGGCAATCTTCGCGTTCCCGCTGGCGTTCCTGGCGGCGCGCAACACGGCGCCCAACATGGCCACTTACCATGCGGCCAAGAGCGTCGTGAACTTCCTGCGCAGCGTGCCGGACTTCGCGGTCGGCCTTATCCTGATCTCGGCGGTGGGCCTCGGGGCGTTCAACGGCGTCATGGCGCTCACCTTCGCCACGACCATGGTCCTGGTGAAGCTTTTCTCGGAGGCTATCGAGAGCATCGACCACGGCGTCGTGGAGGCCATCCAGGCGACGGGCGCCAGCCGCGTCCAGGTCGTGTCCTTCGGCGTCGTCCCGCAGGTCATGCCCGATTTCATCAGCTTCGTGATCTACCGCTTCGAGGCCAACATCCGCTCGGCCACGGTCCTGGGCCTCATCGGCGCCGGCGGCATCGGCCTGCAGATGACGACCTATTTCCGCCTCTTCGACTACCAGAAGGCCGCGGTCTGCGTCATCGTGTTGATCGTGCTGGTGATGATCACCGACTACGCGAGCGCGAAGCTGAGAAAGCTTGTCATCTAG
- a CDS encoding CPBP family intramembrane metalloprotease encodes MSSSDARQAPLGPAVALALVLLLAPALVGPLWWLIAPWFPDKAAFALIELLGILLPTVLLALGSPRSVALRWRSSPVAACGWAACGAAGLAGVLSYVQALWEHFTGFGPPPGLEAVLHIGSLSDAMWLVAGAVLLPAIAEESAFRGLIQARLERFGPLLAVAITSGLFAVFHHDAYGIPTYLAMGAYLGWLAWRFGSIWPAAAAHGANNALALLQANGLPEEWWLEHVAVVLPVALALALSGLWRLTRIPVG; translated from the coding sequence TTGTCATCTAGCGACGCCCGGCAGGCGCCCCTGGGCCCCGCCGTCGCCCTGGCCCTGGTCCTGCTCCTGGCCCCCGCCCTGGTCGGGCCGCTATGGTGGCTCATCGCCCCGTGGTTCCCGGACAAGGCGGCGTTCGCCCTCATCGAACTGCTCGGCATCCTCCTGCCGACCGTGCTGCTCGCCCTGGGGTCGCCCAGGAGCGTGGCCCTGCGCTGGCGATCGAGCCCGGTCGCGGCCTGCGGCTGGGCGGCCTGCGGGGCCGCGGGCCTGGCGGGCGTCCTGTCGTACGTCCAGGCCCTCTGGGAGCACTTCACCGGCTTCGGCCCGCCGCCCGGCCTCGAGGCGGTCCTGCACATCGGCTCGCTTTCCGATGCGATGTGGCTGGTCGCGGGCGCGGTCCTGCTGCCGGCCATCGCCGAGGAATCGGCGTTTCGCGGCCTGATCCAGGCACGGCTGGAGCGCTTCGGGCCTTTGCTGGCCGTGGCGATCACGTCCGGCCTGTTCGCGGTCTTCCATCACGACGCGTACGGCATCCCCACCTACCTGGCGATGGGCGCCTACCTGGGGTGGCTGGCCTGGCGCTTCGGCAGCATCTGGCCCGCGGCCGCCGCGCACGGCGCCAACAACGCCCTGGCGCTGCTGCAAGCCAACGGCCTGCCGGAAGAGTGGTGGCTGGAGCACGTGGCCGTCGTGCTCCCGGTGGCGCTGGCGCTCGCGCTTAGCGGGCTTTGGCGGCTAACCCGGATCCCCGTGGGTTAA